In Ferviditalea candida, a single genomic region encodes these proteins:
- the yfmF gene encoding EF-P 5-aminopentanol modification-associated protein YfmF: protein MINQGFERTAVNRIRLHVLPTDRFKTYAISANIGVPLAEDDVTPVALLPFVLRRGTAKYPETKKFREKLDDLFGAGFGFDIYKRGDNQIVQFRMDVINDQFVEGRHDLLKQSLQFLGETLFAPALENGTLRGKYVESEKVTLQKRLEAIVNDKIKYAAERCIQEMCKDEPYRLNPLGKVTDLPSITPESLYTMYQRWLQNAVIDLYVAGNTTPDEVKSLVEAYFPMQSGQTASYDMRTAFPEVQHVKRVEEQLDVTQGKLNMGLRSYVTYGDEAYPAALMYNGILGGYPHSKLFTNVREKASLAYYAASRLDGHKGIITIQSGIEFENYEKAVDIIERQLELMRQGDISDLEWMQTRAMIGNSLREMQDSAHEMISFDFNNMLTGKERTIPQLIAEIDQVDKQAVQRMAEQVKLDTIYFLRNKKGE, encoded by the coding sequence TTGATCAATCAGGGATTTGAACGAACCGCCGTGAATCGAATTCGTCTTCATGTGCTTCCGACCGATCGCTTCAAAACCTATGCAATTTCGGCGAATATCGGTGTCCCGCTCGCTGAGGACGATGTGACGCCGGTTGCGTTGTTACCTTTTGTGCTGCGCAGGGGAACGGCTAAATACCCTGAAACCAAGAAGTTCCGTGAGAAGCTGGACGATTTGTTCGGAGCGGGCTTCGGATTTGATATTTATAAAAGAGGCGACAACCAGATCGTCCAGTTTCGCATGGATGTGATCAATGATCAATTTGTGGAGGGACGGCACGATCTGTTGAAGCAAAGCTTGCAATTTCTCGGGGAGACGCTTTTTGCCCCGGCTTTGGAGAACGGAACGCTGCGCGGAAAATATGTGGAGAGCGAGAAGGTCACGCTGCAAAAACGTCTGGAAGCGATCGTCAACGACAAGATCAAATACGCGGCAGAACGCTGCATTCAAGAAATGTGCAAGGATGAGCCGTATCGGCTGAATCCGCTGGGCAAAGTGACGGATTTGCCGAGCATCACGCCGGAATCGCTGTATACAATGTATCAAAGATGGCTGCAGAATGCCGTCATTGATTTGTATGTCGCCGGCAATACAACGCCGGATGAGGTGAAATCGCTGGTCGAGGCTTATTTCCCGATGCAGAGCGGGCAAACGGCTTCCTACGATATGCGGACCGCTTTTCCGGAGGTGCAGCACGTCAAGCGCGTGGAGGAACAGCTGGACGTCACGCAGGGCAAGCTCAACATGGGCTTGCGCAGCTATGTCACATACGGGGATGAAGCTTACCCGGCGGCATTGATGTATAACGGCATACTGGGCGGTTATCCGCACTCCAAGCTGTTTACAAACGTTCGTGAAAAAGCGAGCTTGGCCTACTACGCAGCTTCCCGCTTAGACGGACACAAAGGCATTATTACGATCCAATCGGGAATTGAATTCGAAAATTACGAAAAAGCGGTAGACATCATCGAACGCCAGCTGGAATTGATGAGACAAGGCGATATCAGCGATCTGGAATGGATGCAGACACGCGCGATGATCGGCAATTCGCTGCGCGAAATGCAGGATTCCGCCCATGAAATGATTTCCTTTGACTTTAACAATATGCTGACGGGCAAGGAGCGTACGATTCCTCAGCTGATTGCGGAAATCGACCAGGTCGATAAACAGGCTGTCCAACGGATGGCCGAACAGGTAAAGCTGGATACGATCTATTTCCTGCGGAATAAGAAGGGGGAATGA